The Helicobacter pylori genome includes a window with the following:
- the ylxH gene encoding flagellum site-determining protein YlxH, producing MNNQASHLDNFMNAKNPKSFFDNKGNTKFIAITSGKGGVGKSNISANLAYSLYKKGYKVGVFDADIGLANLDVIFGVKTHKNILHALKGEAKLQEIICEIEPGLCLIPGDSGEEILKYISGAEALDQFVDEEGVLSSLDYIVVDTGAGIGATTQAFLNASDCVVIVTTPDPSAITDAYACIKINSKNKDELFLIANMVAQPKEGRATYERLFKVAKNNIASLELHYLGAIENSSLLKRYVRERKILRKIAPNDLFSQSIDQIAGLLVSKLETGALEIPKEGLKSFFKRLLKYLG from the coding sequence ATGAACAATCAAGCGAGCCATTTGGATAATTTTATGAACGCTAAAAATCCCAAAAGTTTTTTTGATAATAAGGGGAATACCAAATTCATCGCTATCACAAGCGGTAAGGGAGGCGTGGGGAAATCCAATATTAGCGCTAATTTAGCTTACTCTTTATACAAGAAAGGTTATAAGGTGGGGGTGTTTGATGCGGATATTGGTTTAGCGAATTTAGACGTGATTTTTGGGGTGAAAACCCATAAAAATATCTTGCATGCCTTAAAGGGTGAAGCCAAATTGCAAGAAATCATTTGCGAGATTGAACCCGGGCTTTGCTTAATCCCTGGGGATAGCGGTGAAGAAATATTAAAATACATTAGCGGCGCGGAAGCTTTAGATCAATTTGTGGATGAAGAGGGGGTTTTAAGCTCTTTAGATTATATTGTGGTTGATACAGGTGCTGGGATTGGAGCTACTACGCAAGCGTTTTTGAATGCGAGCGATTGCGTGGTGATTGTTACCACACCCGATCCTTCAGCGATTACGGATGCGTATGCATGCATTAAAATCAACTCCAAGAATAAAGATGAATTGTTTCTTATCGCTAACATGGTAGCCCAACCTAAAGAGGGTAGGGCGACTTATGAAAGGCTGTTTAAAGTGGCTAAAAACAATATCGCTTCATTAGAATTGCATTACTTAGGAGCGATTGAAAACAGCTCCTTATTGAAACGCTATGTGAGAGAGCGCAAAATTTTAAGAAAAATAGCCCCTAACGATTTGTTTTCGCAATCCATTGACCAGATAGCGGGTCTTTTGGTTTCTAAATTAGAAACCGGTGCTTTAGAAATACCAAAAGAAGGTTTGAAAAGCTTTTTTAAAAGGCTTTTGAAGTATTTGGGGTAG
- a CDS encoding replication-associated recombination protein A, with the protein MSLTSLLNPTSLEDFLGQEHLIGKDAPLFKALQSKHFPHAFFYGPPGVGKTSLAQIIARMLERPILLFNATDFKLEDLRLKLKNYQNTLLKPVVFIDETHRLNKTQQEFLLPIMEKDHALILGASTQDPNYSLSHAIRSRSFIFELTPLNKSDLDKLCAKALALLKKQIEPDAKTYLLNNSTGDARALLNLLDLSAKVENPITLKTLKSLRPHSLNDGSYSDDTHYNLTSALIKSLRGSDENASIYYLARLIAGGENPEFIARRLVIFASEDIGNANPNALNLAASCLFSVKQIGYPEARIILSQCVIYLACSPKSNTAYRAINQALDCVQKGSLYPIPKHLLPNAKDYLYPHDYNGYVKQDYLEKPLDLVSSQGIGFEKTLLEWLDKIRN; encoded by the coding sequence ATGAGCCTGACTTCGCTTTTAAACCCCACAAGCCTAGAAGATTTTTTAGGCCAAGAGCATCTAATAGGGAAAGATGCCCCCTTATTTAAAGCCCTACAATCCAAACACTTCCCCCACGCCTTTTTCTATGGCCCTCCTGGCGTGGGTAAAACAAGCCTGGCTCAAATCATCGCCCGCATGCTAGAGCGCCCCATTCTTTTATTCAATGCGACAGATTTCAAATTAGAGGATTTACGCCTTAAGCTTAAAAATTACCAAAACACCCTTTTAAAACCCGTTGTTTTTATTGATGAAACCCACAGATTGAATAAAACCCAACAAGAATTTTTACTCCCCATTATGGAAAAAGATCACGCTTTAATCTTAGGGGCTAGCACGCAAGATCCTAATTACAGCCTAAGCCATGCGATCCGCTCAAGAAGTTTTATTTTTGAATTAACCCCCCTAAACAAAAGCGATTTAGACAAGCTTTGTGCTAAGGCTTTAGCATTGTTAAAAAAACAAATAGAGCCTGACGCTAAAACCTATCTTTTAAACAACAGCACTGGCGATGCTAGAGCGTTATTAAACCTTTTAGATTTGAGCGCTAAAGTAGAAAATCCTATCACTTTAAAAACGCTCAAATCCTTACGGCCCCATAGCCTAAATGACGGATCTTATAGCGATGATACGCATTATAACCTCACTAGCGCATTAATCAAGTCTTTAAGAGGGAGCGATGAAAACGCTTCCATCTATTATCTGGCGCGCTTGATTGCTGGCGGGGAAAACCCGGAATTTATCGCCAGAAGACTGGTGATTTTTGCGAGCGAAGATATTGGTAACGCTAACCCAAACGCCCTTAATTTAGCCGCTTCTTGCTTGTTTTCAGTCAAACAAATCGGCTACCCTGAAGCGCGCATTATTTTAAGCCAATGCGTGATTTATCTGGCTTGTTCGCCCAAGTCTAACACGGCTTATAGAGCGATCAATCAGGCTTTGGATTGCGTTCAAAAAGGCTCACTCTACCCTATCCCTAAACACCTGCTGCCTAACGCTAAAGACTATCTTTACCCGCATGATTATAACGGCTATGTCAAACAAGATTATTTGGAAAAACCCCTAGATTTGGTTTCTTCTCAAGGCATAGGGTTTGAAAAAACCCTTTTAGAATGGCTTGATAAGATAAGAAATTGA
- a CDS encoding YhcH/YjgK/YiaL family protein produces the protein MAIFGELSSLGHLFKKTQELEILHGYLKDVVQKGSGANQRVLNLDPNTEFQTPLGHGIFSIEQSYCLEHAKESEKGFFESHKQYVDFQLIVKGVEGAKVVGINQAVIKNPYDEKRDLIVYEPVSEASFLRLDAGMLAIFFESDVHALRFYGESFEKYREEPIFKAVVKAPNGLIKLKL, from the coding sequence ATGGCCATTTTTGGGGAATTAAGCTCGCTTGGGCATTTGTTTAAAAAAACGCAAGAATTAGAAATTTTGCATGGGTATTTAAAAGATGTTGTGCAAAAGGGTAGTGGAGCGAATCAAAGGGTTTTAAATCTCGATCCTAATACGGAATTTCAAACGCCTTTAGGGCATGGCATCTTTAGCATAGAGCAGAGTTATTGTTTAGAACATGCCAAAGAAAGCGAGAAAGGCTTTTTTGAAAGCCACAAACAATATGTGGATTTCCAGCTGATTGTCAAAGGCGTTGAGGGGGCTAAAGTGGTGGGTATCAATCAAGCTGTCATTAAAAACCCTTACGATGAAAAAAGAGATTTGATCGTTTATGAGCCGGTTAGTGAAGCTTCTTTTTTGCGTTTAGATGCGGGCATGCTGGCTATTTTTTTTGAAAGCGACGTGCATGCGTTGAGGTTTTATGGGGAGTCTTTTGAAAAATATAGGGAAGAGCCGATTTTCAAAGCGGTCGTTAAAGCGCCTAATGGATTGATCAAATTAAAATTATGA
- a CDS encoding bifunctional 2-C-methyl-D-erythritol 4-phosphate cytidylyltransferase/2-C-methyl-D-erythritol 2,4-cyclodiphosphate synthase, with protein MSLIRVNGEAFKLSLESLEEDPFETKETLEILVKQTSVVLLAAGESKRFSQTIKKQWLRSNHTPLWLSVYESFKEALDFKEILLVVSEWDYIYIKRHYPEIKLVKGGASRQESVRNALKIIDSAYTLTSDAARGLANMETLKSLFLTLQQTSHYCIAPYLPCYDTAIYYNEALDREAIKLIQTPQLSHTKALQSALNQGDFKDESSAILQAFPDRVSYIEGSKNLHKLTTSDDLKHFALFFNPAKDTFIGMGFDTHAFIKNKPMVLGGVVLDCEFGLKAHSDGDALLHAVIDSILGAIKGGDIGEWFPDNDPKYKNASSKELLKIVLDFSQSIGFELFEMGATIFSEIPKITPYKPAILESLSQLLGLEKSQISLKATTMEKMGFIGKQEGLLVQAHVSMRYQQKL; from the coding sequence ATGTCTTTGATTAGAGTGAATGGGGAAGCTTTTAAACTCTCTTTAGAAAGTTTGGAAGAAGACCCTTTTGAAACTAAAGAAACGCTAGAGATTCTTGTTAAACAAACGAGCGTTGTTTTATTGGCTGCTGGGGAATCGAAACGATTTTCTCAAACGATTAAAAAACAATGGTTGCGCTCTAATCATACCCCCTTATGGCTCAGCGTTTATGAAAGCTTTAAAGAAGCCCTAGACTTTAAAGAAATCCTTTTAGTCGTAAGCGAATGGGATTATATTTATATCAAACGCCATTACCCTGAAATCAAGCTTGTAAAAGGCGGGGCATCAAGGCAAGAATCCGTTCGTAACGCTTTAAAAATAATTGATAGCGCTTACACGCTCACCAGCGATGCGGCTAGGGGTTTAGCCAATATGGAAACGCTCAAAAGTTTGTTTTTGACTCTCCAACAAACAAGCCATTATTGCATCGCTCCTTACTTGCCTTGCTATGACACAGCGATCTATTATAACGAGGCTTTAGATAGAGAAGCGATCAAACTCATTCAAACCCCGCAATTAAGCCACACCAAAGCACTCCAATCAGCCCTAAACCAAGGGGATTTTAAAGATGAAAGCAGTGCGATTTTACAAGCTTTCCCTGATCGTGTGAGTTATATTGAAGGCAGTAAAAATTTGCACAAACTCACCACGAGCGACGATTTGAAACATTTTGCTCTCTTTTTTAACCCAGCAAAAGACACTTTTATAGGCATGGGCTTTGATACGCATGCGTTCATTAAAAATAAGCCTATGGTTTTAGGGGGGGTTGTTTTGGATTGCGAGTTTGGGTTAAAGGCCCATAGCGATGGCGATGCTTTGTTGCATGCGGTTATTGATTCGATTTTAGGAGCGATTAAAGGAGGGGATATTGGCGAATGGTTCCCTGATAATGACCCCAAATACAAAAACGCCTCTTCTAAAGAGCTTTTAAAAATCGTGTTGGATTTTTCTCAAAGCATTGGGTTTGAATTGTTTGAAATGGGGGCGACCATCTTTAGCGAAATCCCTAAAATCACTCCTTACAAACCGGCGATTTTAGAGAGTTTGAGCCAACTTTTGGGTTTAGAAAAATCTCAAATCAGCTTGAAAGCCACTACAATGGAAAAAATGGGGTTCATTGGCAAACAAGAAGGGCTGTTAGTCCAAGCGCATGTGAGCATGCGTTATCAACAAAAACTTTAA
- a CDS encoding DUF2147 domain-containing protein, which yields MKLVSLVIVFCCFLGAVELPGIYQTQEFLYMKSSFVEFFEHNGKFYAYGISDVDGSKAKKDKLNPNPKLRNRSDKGVVFLSDLIKVGKRSYKGGKAYNFYDGKTYYVRVTQNSNGDLEFTSSYDKWGYVGKTFTWKRLSDEEIKNLKLKRFNLDEVLKTIKDSPI from the coding sequence ATGAAATTGGTGAGTCTTGTTATAGTTTTTTGTTGTTTTTTAGGGGCTGTAGAGTTGCCTGGAATTTATCAAACTCAAGAATTTTTATACATGAAAAGCTCTTTTGTGGAGTTTTTTGAGCATAATGGGAAGTTCTATGCCTATGGTATTTCTGATGTGGATGGCTCTAAAGCCAAAAAAGACAAGCTTAACCCTAACCCAAAGCTAAGGAATCGCAGCGATAAAGGCGTGGTGTTTTTAAGCGATTTGATTAAGGTTGGAAAACGATCTTATAAAGGCGGTAAAGCGTATAATTTTTATGACGGCAAGACCTACTATGTGAGAGTCACTCAAAATTCAAACGGGGATTTAGAATTCACTTCAAGCTATGATAAATGGGGGTATGTGGGCAAGACTTTCACTTGGAAACGCTTGAGCGATGAAGAAATCAAAAATCTAAAACTCAAGCGTTTTAACTTGGACGAAGTCCTTAAAACCATTAAAGATAGCCCTATTTAA
- a CDS encoding RNA polymerase sigma factor FliA — protein sequence MILMMENRMPKGIQKTETSEKNIEKVLNAYDKQQHHHQDDLAIQYLPAVRAMAFRLKERLPSSIDFNDLVSIGTEELIKLARRYESALNDSFWGYAKTRVNGAMLDYLRSLDVISRSSRKLIKSIDIEITKHLNEHGKEPSDAYLAEVLGENIEKIREAKTASDIYALVPIDEQFNAIEQDEITKKIEAEELLEHVQKALDQMSEREQILIQLYYFEELNLSEIKEILGITESRISQIIKEVIKKVRKSLGVDHG from the coding sequence ATGATTTTGATGATGGAAAATAGAATGCCCAAAGGAATTCAAAAAACTGAAACAAGCGAAAAAAATATAGAAAAGGTTTTGAACGCCTATGATAAGCAACAACACCACCATCAAGACGATCTCGCTATCCAGTATCTACCGGCCGTGCGCGCTATGGCGTTTCGTTTAAAAGAGCGCTTGCCCAGCTCTATTGATTTTAACGATCTGGTTTCTATTGGCACTGAAGAATTGATTAAATTAGCTAGGCGTTATGAGAGCGCGTTAAACGATTCTTTTTGGGGGTATGCTAAAACTCGTGTCAATGGGGCGATGCTAGATTATTTGCGTTCTTTAGATGTGATTTCTCGCTCTAGCAGGAAACTCATTAAAAGCATTGATATTGAAATTACCAAACACCTTAATGAGCATGGGAAAGAGCCTAGCGATGCGTATTTAGCGGAAGTTTTAGGCGAGAATATTGAAAAAATTAGAGAAGCCAAAACGGCCTCAGATATTTATGCGCTAGTGCCAATAGATGAGCAATTCAATGCGATTGAGCAAGATGAAATCACTAAAAAGATTGAAGCAGAAGAGTTGTTAGAGCATGTCCAAAAAGCACTGGATCAAATGAGCGAACGAGAGCAAATCCTTATCCAGCTTTATTACTTTGAAGAGTTGAATTTGAGCGAGATTAAAGAGATTTTAGGCATTACCGAATCGCGTATTTCTCAAATCATTAAAGAAGTGATTAAAAAGGTGCGTAAATCCTTAGGAGTGGATCATGGCTGA
- the fur gene encoding ferric iron uptake transcriptional regulator: MRRLETLESILERLRMSIKKNGLKNSKQREEVVSVLYRSGTHLSPEEITHSIRQKDKNTSISSVYRILNFLEKENFICVLETSKSGRRYEIAAKEHHDHIICLHCGKIIEFADPEIEHRQNEVVKKYQAKLISHDMKMFVWCKECQESEY, translated from the coding sequence ATGAGAAGATTAGAAACTTTAGAATCTATTTTAGAGCGCTTGAGGATGTCTATCAAAAAAAACGGACTCAAAAATTCAAAACAAAGAGAAGAAGTGGTGAGCGTTTTGTATCGCAGCGGCACACACCTAAGCCCTGAAGAAATCACGCATTCTATCCGCCAAAAGGACAAAAACACCAGCATTTCTTCAGTGTATCGCATTTTGAATTTCTTAGAAAAAGAAAATTTTATCTGCGTTTTAGAGACTTCAAAAAGCGGTCGGCGCTATGAAATTGCGGCTAAAGAACACCATGATCACATCATTTGTTTGCATTGCGGTAAGATCATTGAATTTGCAGACCCCGAAATTGAACACCGCCAGAACGAAGTCGTTAAAAAATATCAAGCCAAGCTAATTAGCCATGACATGAAAATGTTTGTGTGGTGTAAAGAATGCCAAGAGAGTGAATATTAA
- a CDS encoding DnaJ C-terminal domain-containing protein, translating into MSKSLYQTLDVSENASQDEIKKSYRRLARKYHPDLNKTKEAEEKFKEINAAYEILSDEEKRRQYDQFGDNMFGGQNFSDFARSRSASEDLDDILSSIFGRGGFSQRFSQNSQGFSGFNFSNFAHEDLDITTTLNVSVLDTLLGNKKQVSVNNETFSLKIPIGVEEGEKIRVRNKGKMGRTGRGDLLLQIHIEEDEIYRREKDDIIQIFDLPLKTALFGGKIEIATWHKTLTLTIPPNTKAMQKFRIKDKGIKNRKTSHVGDLYLQARLILPKTETLSSELKALLEKEL; encoded by the coding sequence ATGAGCAAGAGCTTATACCAAACTTTAGATGTGAGCGAAAACGCCAGCCAAGATGAAATCAAAAAATCCTACCGCCGTTTAGCCAGAAAATACCACCCGGATTTGAATAAAACCAAAGAAGCCGAAGAAAAATTCAAAGAAATCAACGCCGCTTATGAAATTTTAAGCGATGAAGAAAAACGCCGCCAATATGATCAGTTTGGCGACAACATGTTTGGCGGGCAGAATTTCAGCGATTTTGCCAGAAGCCGCAGTGCTAGTGAAGATTTAGACGATATTTTAAGCTCTATTTTTGGGAGAGGAGGCTTTTCGCAAAGATTTTCTCAAAACTCGCAAGGCTTTTCTGGCTTTAATTTTTCCAATTTCGCCCATGAAGATTTAGATATAACCACCACTTTAAATGTCTCTGTTTTAGACACCCTTTTAGGCAATAAAAAACAAGTGAGCGTCAATAATGAGACTTTTAGCCTTAAAATCCCTATCGGCGTGGAAGAGGGCGAAAAAATCAGGGTTCGCAACAAGGGGAAAATGGGGCGAACGGGCAGGGGCGACTTGCTCTTGCAAATCCATATTGAAGAAGATGAAATTTATAGGCGCGAAAAAGACGATATTATCCAAATCTTTGATTTACCCTTAAAAACGGCTCTTTTTGGAGGGAAAATTGAAATCGCTACTTGGCATAAAACCTTAACCCTAACCATTCCCCCTAACACAAAAGCGATGCAAAAATTCCGCATTAAAGACAAAGGGATTAAAAACAGAAAAACTTCGCATGTGGGGGATTTGTATTTGCAAGCTCGTTTGATTTTGCCCAAAACTGAAACGCTTTCTAGCGAGTTAAAAGCGTTATTAGAAAAAGAATTGTAA
- a CDS encoding heat shock protein transcriptional repressor HspR, with translation MCDYDEPLYLISVVAKILGVHPQTLRQYEKEGLIEPSRTDGKMRLYSQRDMDKIKTILRLTRDMGVNLAGVDIILRLKEKLDELDNLNKELQDALHKHSKNTKTPTKNLNTPTNFYELILFKK, from the coding sequence GTGTGCGATTATGATGAACCGCTTTATTTGATAAGCGTTGTGGCTAAAATCTTAGGCGTACACCCTCAAACCTTGCGCCAATACGAAAAAGAGGGTTTGATAGAGCCTAGTCGGACTGATGGGAAAATGCGCTTGTATTCCCAACGAGACATGGATAAAATCAAAACGATTTTACGCCTTACAAGGGATATGGGGGTTAATCTAGCGGGCGTGGATATTATTTTGCGTTTAAAAGAAAAGCTTGATGAATTAGACAACCTGAATAAAGAATTGCAAGACGCTCTGCACAAACACTCTAAAAACACCAAAACCCCAACGAAAAATTTAAACACCCCTACCAATTTTTATGAATTGATTTTATTTAAAAAATGA
- a CDS encoding OriC activity response regulator encodes MKILIIEDDLALARSISHNLHDLGHFCEIISSISEENKEPYDVILVSSKVCTQGRCEHFVRYNSKQIIIMMASHVNEDGVNKPIQAGARDYILKPFKMDELLRKIQYHKAYQEMTARLGFYENYLDFIHAELPLPKDFSYRPPFIIHTPSQELANAYLLQYAKERQMDFSFFSLKDTTWKELYRNKDKLERPFYIMHLEELKKDEQLKLLELARSCPIVLSYTHKEPLEFPKIVRIECGNNPLSLFSNHTTFLSIQEYEREAIRHFSSTCTDTELANKLGISRKSLWEKRRKYNLPRK; translated from the coding sequence ATGAAAATCTTAATCATTGAAGACGATTTAGCGCTAGCTAGGAGTATCTCTCATAATTTGCATGATTTAGGGCATTTTTGCGAGATCATCTCTAGCATTTCAGAAGAAAACAAAGAGCCTTATGATGTGATTTTAGTTTCTTCTAAAGTTTGCACTCAAGGGCGTTGCGAACATTTTGTGCGTTATAATTCCAAGCAAATCATTATCATGATGGCTTCGCATGTCAATGAAGATGGCGTGAATAAACCCATTCAAGCGGGAGCGAGAGATTATATTCTAAAACCTTTTAAAATGGATGAATTGTTGCGCAAAATCCAATACCACAAAGCCTACCAAGAAATGACCGCTCGCTTGGGATTTTATGAAAATTACTTAGACTTTATCCATGCGGAATTGCCCTTGCCTAAAGATTTTTCTTACCGGCCGCCCTTTATCATCCACACGCCCTCTCAAGAGCTTGCGAACGCTTATTTATTGCAATACGCTAAAGAAAGGCAAATGGATTTTTCTTTTTTCTCTTTAAAGGATACCACTTGGAAAGAACTATACAGGAATAAAGACAAACTAGAACGCCCTTTTTACATCATGCATTTAGAAGAGCTTAAAAAAGATGAGCAATTGAAATTGTTAGAATTGGCCCGTTCATGCCCTATTGTTTTGTCCTATACCCATAAAGAACCCTTAGAATTTCCTAAAATTGTGAGGATTGAGTGCGGCAATAACCCTCTATCTTTGTTCAGCAACCACACGACTTTCCTTTCCATTCAAGAATATGAAAGAGAAGCGATCAGGCATTTTTCTTCTACTTGCACCGATACAGAATTGGCTAACAAGCTTGGCATTAGCCGCAAAAGCCTTTGGGAAAAACGCCGTAAGTATAATTTGCCGCGCAAATAA
- the fliY gene encoding flagellar motor switch protein FliY produces the protein MQDFIKIFIQEVVSTLEGLVGKAPSVGLEKEISSSEESFLKLISVPYARVKINAIEKEESPIELLTPVDLVTALSDLMLGGEGASKEEMDNDDLDAFKEMASNIFGAIATSLKSQELLPKLNFTTTNAEIAKELPKKEDYAKAMVFSFKMEAIKESQIILLTTEAFECQFEKTHKEEKEETTQSTTEEIKTHDASLENIEIRNISMLLDVKLNVKVRIGQKKMILKDVVSMDIGSVVELDQLVNDPLEILVDDKVIAKGEVVIVDGNFGIQITDIGTKKERLEQLKN, from the coding sequence ATGCAAGATTTTATTAAGATTTTTATTCAAGAGGTTGTCTCTACTTTAGAAGGGTTAGTGGGTAAGGCTCCGAGCGTGGGATTAGAAAAAGAAATTTCTAGTAGTGAAGAATCTTTTTTGAAATTAATCAGCGTGCCTTATGCAAGGGTTAAGATTAATGCGATTGAAAAAGAAGAGAGCCCTATTGAATTATTGACTCCGGTAGATTTAGTTACCGCTTTAAGCGATCTGATGTTAGGAGGTGAGGGGGCGAGTAAGGAAGAAATGGATAATGACGATTTAGACGCTTTTAAAGAAATGGCTTCTAATATTTTTGGCGCGATCGCTACGAGCTTGAAGTCTCAAGAATTGCTCCCCAAACTCAATTTCACTACCACGAACGCTGAAATCGCTAAAGAGCTTCCTAAAAAAGAAGATTACGCTAAAGCGATGGTGTTTTCTTTTAAAATGGAAGCCATCAAAGAAAGCCAAATCATTTTATTGACTACGGAGGCTTTTGAGTGCCAATTTGAAAAAACGCATAAAGAAGAAAAAGAAGAAACGACACAGAGCACTACTGAAGAGATTAAAACCCATGATGCGTCTTTAGAAAACATAGAAATCCGCAATATCAGCATGCTTTTGGATGTGAAATTGAACGTTAAGGTGCGTATCGGGCAAAAAAAGATGATTTTAAAAGATGTGGTTTCTATGGATATAGGGAGCGTGGTGGAGTTGGATCAATTGGTGAATGATCCTTTGGAAATTCTTGTAGATGACAAGGTGATCGCTAAGGGCGAAGTGGTGATCGTGGATGGGAATTTTGGCATTCAGATCACGGATATTGGCACTAAAAAGGAACGCTTAGAGCAACTGAAAAATTAA
- the fliM gene encoding flagellar motor switch protein FliM, with the protein MADILSQEEIDALLEVVDENVDIQNVQKKDIIPQRSVTLYDFKRPNRVSKEQLRSFRSIHDKMARNLSSQISSIMRSIVEIQLHSVDQMTYGEFLMSLPSPTSFNVFSMKPMGGTGVLEINPSIAFPMIDRLLGGKGSAYDQNREFSDIELNLLDTILRQVMQILKEVWSPVVEMYPTIDAKESSANVVQIVAQNEISIMVVLEIIIGHSRGMMNICYPVISIESILSKMGSRDLMLSETNSKKSRNKELQALLSGVSVDMMVFLGAVELSLKEMLDLDVGDTIRLNKVANDEVSVYVHKKKRYLASVGFQGYRKTIQIKEVIYSEKERTKEILEMLEEQRRGKVGDIMKIEEE; encoded by the coding sequence ATGGCTGATATTTTAAGCCAAGAAGAAATTGATGCGCTTTTAGAAGTCGTTGATGAGAACGTGGATATTCAAAATGTCCAAAAAAAGGATATTATCCCGCAGCGCAGCGTAACCCTCTATGATTTCAAACGCCCTAATCGTGTGAGTAAGGAGCAACTGCGTTCTTTTAGGAGTATCCATGACAAAATGGCTAGGAATCTTTCCAGTCAAATTTCTTCTATCATGCGTTCTATTGTAGAGATCCAGCTCCATAGCGTGGATCAAATGACTTATGGCGAATTTTTGATGAGTTTGCCTAGCCCTACGAGCTTTAATGTCTTTTCCATGAAGCCTATGGGAGGAACAGGGGTTTTAGAAATTAATCCTAGCATCGCTTTCCCTATGATTGACAGACTATTAGGAGGTAAGGGGAGCGCGTATGATCAAAACAGGGAGTTTAGCGATATTGAATTGAATTTATTGGATACGATTTTACGCCAGGTGATGCAAATTTTAAAAGAAGTGTGGTCGCCCGTGGTGGAGATGTATCCTACCATTGACGCTAAAGAATCCAGCGCGAATGTGGTCCAAATCGTCGCTCAAAATGAAATTTCTATCATGGTGGTTTTAGAGATTATCATTGGGCATAGCCGTGGGATGATGAACATTTGTTACCCGGTGATTTCCATTGAGAGCATTCTTTCTAAAATGGGGAGTAGGGATTTGATGCTTTCAGAAACGAACTCTAAAAAGAGCCGTAATAAGGAATTGCAAGCGCTATTGAGTGGGGTGAGCGTGGATATGATGGTGTTTTTGGGCGCGGTGGAATTGAGTTTGAAAGAAATGTTGGATTTAGATGTGGGGGATACTATCCGGTTGAATAAAGTCGCTAATGATGAAGTGAGCGTGTATGTGCATAAAAAAAAGCGTTATTTAGCGAGCGTGGGGTTTCAAGGGTATAGAAAAACCATTCAAATTAAAGAAGTGATCTATAGCGAAAAAGAACGCACTAAAGAAATTTTAGAAATGTTAGAAGAACAGCGCAGAGGCAAAGTGGGCGATATTATGAAAATAGAAGAAGAGTGA